A region from the Streptomyces sp. 3214.6 genome encodes:
- the npdG gene encoding NADPH-dependent F420 reductase has translation MTTLDEAAGTRPSTPDEATRNDPHRLPDVSSLVVGILGGTGPQGRGLAYRLAGAGQQVIIGSRNAVRAASTAVTIGGDVRGSDNATTARESDVVIVATPWEGHAELLTALRDELAGKIVVDCVNPLGFDKKGAYALRPEEGSAAQQAAVLLPDSRVTAAFHHLSAVTLEDRQIEKIDTDVLVLGDERAATDIVQALASRLPGARGVYGGRLRNAHQVESLVANLISVNRRYKAHAGLRLSDV, from the coding sequence ATGACCACTCTGGACGAAGCCGCCGGCACCCGCCCCTCCACTCCCGATGAAGCCACTCGAAACGATCCCCATCGCCTCCCCGATGTGTCGAGCCTCGTCGTCGGCATCCTCGGCGGAACCGGCCCACAGGGGCGCGGCCTCGCCTACCGGCTCGCCGGTGCGGGCCAACAGGTCATCATCGGCTCACGGAACGCCGTCCGGGCCGCCTCCACCGCAGTGACCATCGGCGGAGACGTGCGCGGCTCCGACAACGCCACGACCGCACGGGAGAGCGATGTGGTGATCGTCGCCACTCCCTGGGAGGGACATGCCGAGCTACTGACCGCGCTCCGCGATGAACTCGCCGGCAAGATCGTGGTCGACTGCGTCAACCCGCTCGGCTTCGACAAGAAGGGAGCCTACGCACTGAGGCCCGAGGAGGGCAGCGCCGCCCAGCAGGCTGCCGTATTGTTGCCGGACTCCCGGGTGACCGCCGCGTTTCACCATCTCTCCGCCGTCACTCTGGAAGACCGGCAGATCGAGAAGATCGACACCGACGTACTCGTCCTGGGCGACGAACGCGCCGCCACCGACATCGTCCAGGCACTCGCCTCACGCCTCCCGGGCGCACGCGGCGTCTACGGCGGACGACTGCGCAACGCCCACCAAGTGGAGTCGCTGGTCGCCAACCTGATCTCGGTCAACCGCCGCTACAAGGCCCACGCCGGCCTGCGCCTCAGCGACGTCTGA
- a CDS encoding IS3 family transposase: MTGRWRFISDHRHLYGVQRLCRVLAVSASGFYRWIEEIHEKSQGAYGVPRVTREIRDRHGAVNHKRVARLMRERGLAGRRLRRTVRTTVADKSVPPAPDLVGRVFEPPAPDVRWCGDITYLPVGGSWMYLATVIDMHSRRVVGWSLAAHMRAGLVVDAVTSAVEARGGDGARKWARVF, translated from the coding sequence ATGACCGGCCGCTGGCGGTTCATCTCCGATCATCGTCACCTGTACGGAGTGCAGCGGCTGTGCCGGGTTCTGGCCGTCTCCGCGTCCGGCTTTTACCGGTGGATCGAGGAGATCCACGAAAAGTCCCAAGGCGCCTACGGCGTCCCCCGGGTCACCCGCGAGATCCGGGATCGGCACGGTGCGGTGAACCACAAGCGAGTCGCCCGTCTGATGCGCGAGCGCGGGCTGGCCGGCCGGCGCCTGCGGCGGACGGTTCGGACCACGGTCGCGGACAAGAGCGTGCCGCCGGCGCCCGATCTGGTGGGGCGCGTGTTCGAGCCTCCGGCGCCGGACGTGCGCTGGTGCGGCGACATCACGTACCTGCCGGTTGGCGGGTCGTGGATGTATCTGGCGACGGTGATCGACATGCACTCGCGGCGGGTCGTGGGCTGGTCGCTCGCCGCGCACATGCGAGCCGGCCTGGTCGTCGACGCGGTCACGTCTGCCGTCGAGGCCCGCGGCGGTGACGGGGCGCGGAAATGGGCACGAGTCTTCTGA
- a CDS encoding TIGR03619 family F420-dependent LLM class oxidoreductase has product MTTPRMQLVLSENWTMTGGRADLPTVIRWAREAEDAGFDSVMISEHIVLGPDAGAGGVMGNPRDYALPGNQDPHTPWPNSLMLLSAIAAVTDRLRLAASAVIAPLRHPLLLARELGTLDLLSEGRLIALPNVSWSRDEYAALGVPFSRRGKLLDEHLEIWAKLWGPSPVSHESEYYTFQDVYFEPKAHRPDGPRLCFGGAGMHDAMVRRIVRYGHAFNPLGKVKPEDMQTLKTAMAAAGRDIADLEMIGSTRAVFPDDNSCADLAQALEPIPEQMAQGFTTFCVKPSQFTDDPNGVGAFCREVMRRVESLTA; this is encoded by the coding sequence ATGACCACTCCCCGCATGCAGCTCGTCCTGAGCGAGAACTGGACCATGACCGGCGGCCGCGCGGATCTGCCGACCGTGATCCGCTGGGCCCGGGAGGCCGAGGACGCCGGATTCGATTCCGTCATGATCAGCGAACACATCGTGCTCGGTCCCGACGCCGGCGCGGGCGGCGTGATGGGCAACCCCCGCGACTACGCCCTGCCCGGCAACCAGGACCCCCACACCCCATGGCCCAACTCGCTCATGCTGCTCAGCGCGATCGCCGCTGTCACCGATCGCCTGCGTCTCGCCGCGTCGGCGGTCATCGCTCCCCTGCGGCATCCCCTGCTCCTGGCCCGTGAGCTCGGCACCCTCGACCTTCTCTCCGAGGGCCGGCTGATCGCGCTGCCCAACGTCAGCTGGAGCCGGGACGAGTACGCGGCACTCGGCGTCCCGTTCTCCCGGCGTGGCAAGCTCCTCGACGAACACCTGGAGATCTGGGCGAAGTTGTGGGGCCCCTCTCCCGTGTCTCACGAGAGCGAGTACTACACCTTCCAGGACGTCTACTTCGAGCCCAAGGCACACCGCCCGGACGGCCCCCGACTGTGCTTCGGCGGCGCGGGCATGCACGACGCGATGGTCCGCAGGATCGTCCGGTACGGCCACGCCTTCAACCCGCTGGGCAAGGTGAAGCCCGAGGACATGCAGACGCTGAAGACCGCGATGGCCGCCGCGGGCCGCGACATCGCCGACCTGGAGATGATCGGCAGCACCCGCGCCGTGTTCCCCGACGACAACTCCTGCGCCGACCTCGCACAGGCCCTTGAACCCATCCCCGAGCAGATGGCCCAGGGCTTCACCACCTTCTGCGTCAAGCCCTCGCAGTTCACCGACGACCCGAACGGAGTGGGCGCGTTCTGCCGCGAGGTGATGCGCCGCGTGGAGTCCCTGACCGCCTGA
- a CDS encoding cytochrome P450 produces the protein MTTETPTAAVSEPMPLADVNLADLDNFTDGITPWRMFHTLRHQDPVHWQPEEAPNSGFWAVTRHADIARVDRDAETFTSMKFVNLEEVDDDQIKTRASILELDGVRHRAMRSLLQRQFGASVINSYTDFLRGLTATTLDAALAKGTFDFVKEVSADFPINVLARLLDVPPQDNQQLIDWGNRIIGNTDPDYADVLLDSAESEQYRHLPFRSPASLEVFEYGRELARQRRGGDGTDLVSRLVNTTPKDGVPLSPQDFDNYFLLLVVAGNETTRHTITHSMLALLQHPDQLARLQNDPSLIPVAVEEFLRWASPVYHFRRTATRDVELGGKHIKEGDKVVMWYASGNRDESAFGNPYDFDVTRTDNDHVTFGKGSPHLCLGNLLARTEIRIMFEELIPRIADIRLTGEVPRVRSNFVNGIKKLPVEVTLA, from the coding sequence ATGACGACCGAGACCCCGACCGCCGCCGTGAGCGAACCGATGCCGCTGGCGGACGTCAACCTCGCCGATCTGGACAACTTCACCGACGGGATCACCCCGTGGCGTATGTTCCACACCCTGCGCCACCAGGACCCGGTGCACTGGCAGCCCGAGGAGGCCCCCAACTCCGGCTTCTGGGCGGTGACCCGGCACGCGGACATCGCCCGTGTCGACCGTGACGCCGAGACCTTCACCTCGATGAAGTTCGTGAACCTCGAAGAGGTCGACGACGACCAGATCAAGACGCGTGCCTCCATCCTGGAGCTGGACGGAGTCCGCCACCGCGCCATGCGCAGCCTGCTCCAGCGCCAGTTCGGCGCGAGCGTCATCAACAGCTACACCGACTTCCTGCGCGGTCTGACCGCCACCACGCTGGACGCGGCGCTGGCCAAGGGGACCTTCGACTTCGTCAAGGAAGTCTCCGCGGACTTCCCCATCAACGTCCTCGCCCGCCTCCTCGACGTTCCGCCACAGGACAACCAGCAGCTCATCGACTGGGGCAACCGCATCATCGGCAACACCGACCCCGACTACGCCGACGTCCTGCTGGACAGCGCGGAGAGCGAGCAGTACCGGCACCTGCCCTTCCGCTCGCCCGCCTCGCTGGAGGTCTTCGAATACGGCCGTGAGCTGGCCCGGCAGCGGCGCGGCGGCGACGGCACCGACCTGGTGTCGAGGCTGGTGAACACCACCCCGAAGGACGGTGTGCCGCTCTCGCCGCAGGACTTCGACAACTACTTCCTGCTCCTCGTCGTGGCCGGCAACGAGACCACCCGCCACACCATCACCCACTCCATGCTGGCCCTCCTCCAGCACCCCGACCAGCTGGCCCGCCTTCAGAACGACCCGTCCCTGATTCCCGTCGCGGTGGAGGAGTTCCTGCGCTGGGCCTCCCCCGTCTACCACTTCCGGCGCACCGCGACCCGGGACGTCGAACTCGGCGGCAAGCACATCAAGGAGGGCGACAAGGTCGTCATGTGGTACGCCTCCGGCAACCGCGACGAGTCGGCCTTCGGCAACCCGTACGACTTCGACGTCACCCGCACCGACAACGACCACGTCACCTTCGGCAAAGGCAGCCCCCACCTCTGCCTGGGCAACCTGCTCGCCCGCACCGAGATCCGCATCATGTTCGAGGAACTCATCCCGAGGATCGCCGACATCCGCCTGACCGGCGAAGTCCCCCGCGTGCGCTCCAACTTCGTCAACGGCATCAAGAAGCTGCCGGTCGAGGTCACCCTCGCCTGA